A stretch of Usitatibacter palustris DNA encodes these proteins:
- the rsfS gene encoding ribosome silencing factor has protein sequence MPRKLTTLAKKKLVIAALEDIKARDIIAIDVRKVTAMFDWIVIATAESARQTKALARNVADELREAGCMIIGTEGEDSGEWVLVDSGDVVAHVMQPAVREYYNLEELWNEGKFDKPINSSVPVAKIRSRR, from the coding sequence ATGCCGCGCAAGCTCACCACCCTCGCCAAGAAGAAGCTCGTCATCGCCGCGCTCGAAGACATCAAGGCGCGCGACATCATCGCCATCGACGTGCGCAAGGTCACCGCGATGTTCGACTGGATCGTGATCGCCACGGCGGAGTCCGCGCGCCAGACGAAGGCGCTCGCGCGCAACGTCGCCGACGAGCTGCGCGAGGCCGGCTGCATGATCATCGGCACGGAAGGCGAGGATTCGGGCGAGTGGGTGCTGGTCGATTCGGGCGACGTCGTCGCGCATGTCATGCAGCCTGCGGTGCGCGAGTACTACAACCTCGAAGAGCTCTGGAACGAGGGCAAGTTCGACAAGCCGATCAATTCCAGCGTGCCCGTCGCCAAGATCCGCTCGAGGCGCTGA
- the nadD gene encoding nicotinate-nucleotide adenylyltransferase, with product MAAIGLFGGTFDPIHFGHLRLATEIAEAFRLEKVVFIPAGLPYHRGRDAHASAEQRLAMVKLAIQRDARFDVDNRELERAGPTYTFDTLSEIRAERGPDVPLVFLVGSDTFAKVNEWHRWTEMFELAHFAVAIRADDAEWNSKGPGAYPKEIWPRITLNARELTSEPAGKIITFAMTPLAMSSTSIRAQVKDGSSIRYLSPDPVVEYIRSHKLYA from the coding sequence TTGGCCGCCATCGGACTCTTCGGGGGCACGTTCGACCCGATCCACTTCGGACACCTGCGGCTCGCCACGGAGATCGCGGAGGCTTTCCGCCTCGAGAAGGTCGTGTTCATTCCCGCCGGGCTTCCCTACCACCGCGGCCGCGACGCGCACGCGAGTGCCGAACAGCGCCTGGCGATGGTGAAGCTCGCGATCCAGCGCGACGCGCGCTTCGACGTGGACAACCGCGAGCTCGAGCGCGCGGGCCCCACGTACACCTTCGACACGCTCAGCGAGATCCGCGCCGAGCGCGGCCCCGACGTGCCACTCGTGTTCCTCGTCGGCTCCGACACGTTCGCGAAGGTGAACGAATGGCACCGGTGGACGGAGATGTTCGAGCTCGCGCATTTCGCGGTCGCCATCCGCGCCGACGACGCCGAGTGGAATTCGAAGGGCCCGGGCGCGTATCCCAAGGAAATCTGGCCACGCATCACGCTCAACGCCCGCGAGCTCACGTCGGAGCCGGCGGGCAAGATCATCACCTTCGCCATGACGCCGCTCGCGATGTCCTCGACCTCCATTCGCGCGCAGGTGAAGGACGGTTCGTCGATCCGCTACCTCTCGCCCGACCCCGTGGTCGAATACATCCGCTCCCACAAGCTCTACGCCTGA
- a CDS encoding glutamate-5-semialdehyde dehydrogenase: MSPQESLQAAMTAFGVAARSASAQLARASSAAKNHALEAAAQALIDREKTILAENARDVKAARADKNNDDAFIERLTLTGKAIEEMADGLRQIARLPDPIGEVTGLTSRPSGIQVGRMRVPLGVVAIIYESRPDVTADAGALCLKSGNACILRGGSEALNSNQAIAACLAVGLKAAGLPEEAVQFVATADRAAVGALIAMEKYIDVIVPRGGKSLIERVASEARVPVIKHLDGVCHVYVDDSADLDKAVRISDNAKTQRYATCNTMETLLVAQSIAPRFLPLIGKIYAEKRVQMRCCPESKAILAKAGIKGLKDATEADFYAEFLAPVIAISTLPGLDEAIAHIAKYGSAHTDAIVTENWSHGQRFLREVDSASVMVNASTRFADGYEFGLGAEIGISTNKLHARGPVGLEGLTSQKWIVLGDGHVRS, from the coding sequence CTGAGCCCGCAAGAGAGCCTGCAAGCCGCGATGACGGCCTTCGGCGTCGCCGCGCGCTCGGCTTCCGCGCAGCTTGCGCGCGCGAGCAGTGCCGCCAAGAACCATGCGCTCGAAGCGGCCGCGCAGGCACTGATCGATCGCGAGAAGACGATCCTCGCGGAGAACGCGCGCGACGTGAAAGCCGCCCGCGCCGACAAGAACAACGACGACGCCTTCATCGAGCGGCTGACACTCACCGGCAAGGCGATCGAGGAGATGGCCGACGGGCTGCGCCAGATCGCGCGCCTCCCGGATCCCATCGGTGAAGTCACCGGCCTCACCTCCCGCCCGTCGGGCATCCAGGTCGGCCGCATGCGCGTGCCGCTGGGTGTCGTCGCCATCATTTACGAATCGCGCCCCGATGTGACGGCGGACGCTGGCGCGCTGTGCCTCAAGTCGGGCAACGCGTGCATCCTGCGCGGCGGCAGCGAAGCGCTGAACTCCAACCAGGCGATCGCCGCATGCCTCGCGGTGGGCCTCAAGGCCGCGGGCCTTCCCGAGGAGGCCGTGCAGTTCGTCGCCACCGCCGACCGTGCGGCCGTCGGCGCGCTGATCGCGATGGAAAAGTACATCGACGTCATCGTGCCGCGCGGCGGCAAGAGCCTCATCGAGCGCGTCGCGAGCGAAGCGCGCGTTCCGGTGATCAAGCACCTCGATGGCGTGTGCCACGTCTACGTGGACGACTCCGCCGACCTCGACAAGGCCGTGCGCATCTCCGACAACGCGAAGACCCAGCGCTACGCCACCTGCAACACGATGGAAACGCTGCTCGTCGCGCAATCGATCGCGCCGCGCTTCCTGCCGCTGATCGGCAAGATCTACGCCGAGAAGCGCGTGCAGATGCGCTGCTGCCCGGAGTCGAAGGCGATCCTCGCGAAGGCCGGCATCAAGGGATTGAAGGACGCGACCGAAGCCGATTTCTACGCGGAGTTCCTCGCACCCGTCATCGCGATCTCGACGCTCCCGGGCCTCGACGAAGCGATCGCGCACATCGCGAAGTACGGCTCCGCCCACACCGATGCGATCGTCACTGAGAACTGGTCGCACGGCCAGCGGTTCCTGCGAGAGGTCGATTCGGCGAGCGTGATGGTGAATGCCTCCACGCGTTTTGCCGATGGCTACGAGTTCGGCCTGGGTGCGGAGATCGGAATCTCCACGAACAAGCTGCACGCGCGCGGTCCGGTGGGGCTCGAAGGCCTCACGTCGCAGAAATGGATCGTGCTCGGCGACGGGCACGTGCGCAGCTGA
- the holA gene encoding DNA polymerase III subunit delta has translation MKISTRQLPGALRKGLSSLYVLYGPETLLALEAADRIRDAARADGYTEREVFFAEPGCDWNRLGASASNLSLFSTKRLFEIRIPTGKPGVEGAKALTAWAGKQIPDTMTMVMLPEIDWQQAKSVWFTALEGAGVGVEAKAVTREELPEWLAERLALGKQRGSAEVLEGLADRVEGNLLAAKQEVEKLALLLPEGEITLEAIGEAVTDVSRFERDALIDAIHAQDGARMARVLQSLEAEGEPLPLLLWQLCDELRTLMTVAAGQRPRRYLTPDRQARVAKTARRHDAASFARELLRAHRIDRMMKGVETGDPWGNMLEMALGLSGRPVLAKEAA, from the coding sequence GTGAAGATTTCCACGCGGCAGCTCCCGGGTGCGCTTCGCAAGGGGCTGTCATCCCTCTACGTTCTCTACGGACCCGAGACGCTGCTCGCCCTCGAAGCGGCCGACCGCATCCGCGATGCCGCGCGCGCCGATGGCTACACCGAGCGCGAAGTGTTCTTCGCGGAGCCCGGCTGCGACTGGAATCGCCTGGGTGCATCGGCTTCGAATCTTTCGCTCTTCTCGACCAAGCGCCTGTTCGAGATTCGCATTCCGACGGGCAAGCCCGGCGTCGAAGGCGCCAAGGCGCTCACCGCGTGGGCCGGGAAGCAGATCCCCGACACCATGACGATGGTGATGCTTCCCGAGATCGACTGGCAGCAGGCGAAGAGCGTGTGGTTCACCGCGCTCGAAGGTGCGGGTGTGGGCGTGGAGGCGAAGGCCGTCACGCGCGAAGAGCTGCCCGAGTGGCTCGCGGAGCGGCTTGCGCTCGGCAAGCAGCGCGGCTCGGCCGAAGTGCTCGAGGGTCTTGCCGACCGCGTCGAAGGCAATCTCCTCGCTGCGAAACAGGAAGTGGAAAAACTCGCGCTGCTGCTGCCCGAAGGCGAGATCACGCTGGAGGCGATCGGCGAGGCCGTGACCGATGTCTCGCGCTTCGAGCGCGACGCGCTGATCGACGCGATCCACGCGCAGGACGGCGCGCGCATGGCGCGCGTGCTGCAATCGCTCGAAGCCGAGGGCGAGCCGCTGCCGCTGCTCCTGTGGCAGCTCTGCGACGAGCTGCGCACCCTCATGACCGTCGCCGCCGGCCAGCGCCCGCGCCGCTACCTCACGCCCGATCGCCAGGCGCGTGTCGCGAAAACCGCCCGTCGCCACGACGCCGCGAGCTTCGCGCGCGAACTCTTGCGAGCCCACCGGATCGACCGCATGATGAAAGGCGTCGAGACGGGTGACCCCTGGGGCAACATGCTGGAAATGGCGCTCGGGCTTTCCGGTCGTCCCGTGCTCGCGAAGGAAGCCGCGTAG
- the lptE gene encoding LPS assembly lipoprotein LptE, which produces MWSSRLALGLAVLALAGCGFQLRGEERIGISRLHLSSVGASQVAVELRRSLATGSTQIVTDPAKAEASLRIITETRDKTIFTLTGAGRVYEYELRLTTSYQLTEPGKEEPLIAPSEIVVRRLITYSETAPLAKEAEEQLLFKDMYAESAGLILRRIAVVKRGL; this is translated from the coding sequence ATGTGGTCGTCTAGGCTCGCGCTCGGCCTCGCCGTGCTCGCCCTCGCGGGCTGCGGCTTCCAGCTGCGCGGCGAGGAACGCATCGGCATCTCGCGCCTGCACCTGTCGAGCGTGGGCGCCTCGCAGGTCGCGGTCGAGCTTCGCCGCAGCCTCGCCACCGGCTCCACTCAGATCGTGACGGATCCCGCCAAGGCCGAGGCGTCGCTCAGGATCATCACGGAGACGCGCGACAAGACGATCTTCACGCTCACGGGCGCGGGCCGCGTGTACGAATACGAGCTGCGGCTCACGACCTCGTACCAGCTCACGGAGCCCGGCAAGGAAGAGCCGCTCATCGCGCCCTCGGAGATCGTCGTGCGCCGCCTCATCACCTACAGCGAAACGGCGCCGCTCGCGAAGGAAGCCGAAGAACAGCTCCTCTTCAAGGACATGTACGCCGAATCGGCGGGCCTGATCCTGCGGCGAATCGCGGTCGTCAAGCGCGGCCTGTGA
- the leuS gene encoding leucine--tRNA ligase → MDSQYQPRTIEPQVQAEWTERKAFASPDNSAKPKYYCVSMLPYPSGKLHMGHVRNYTINDALYHYLRMKGMNVLMPMGWDAFGLPAENAAMANNVPPAKWTWDNIAYMKKQCQAMGWAIDWSRELATCSPEYYRWNQWYFLRLLEKGIVYKKTGLVNWDPVDQTVLANEQVIDGKGWRTGATVEKREIPMWYMRITQYADELVDALDGLGWPEQVKQMQRNWIGRSEGVAFTLPYDDETGRRMNDAKGGLKVFTTRADTIMGITFAAVAAEHPLAMEAAKGNAALSAFIDECGKGGVQEADLATMEKKGMRTGLYVRHPFTSERVEVWVGNYVLMSYGEGAVMAVPGHDERDFAFAKQYGLPIKPVIDVDGQPYSTDAWQAWYEQPGRNVNSGKYDGLDQAAAISGVTSDLEAMGLGKKRVQYRLRDWGISRQRYWGTPIPIILCPKCGDVPVPDKDLPVVLPEDLVPDGHGSPLAKSPAFYETKCPKCGGAARRDTDTMDTFVDSSWYYMRYTCPGATTMVDARSEYWMPMDQYIGGIEHAILHLLYARFWTKTMRDLGLVKIDEPFKNLLTQGMVLNHIFSRRGAKGGIEYFAPDEVAITQNTEGKITGAKLKSDGSEITYEGIGTMSKSKRNGVDPQEMIDRYGADTARLYVMSASPPTDTMLWSDESIDGSFKFLRRVWAMVHEHLEAGVVARAKGNDGLSSELKDLRFKLHKTIDKVADDYGRRWQFNTAIAAVRELLNLYSLVKDKDRSPAARAVFQEVLEDAVLMLSPIVPHIANVLWAELRPGTRLLEQPWPAVDSAALAKDTVTLVVQVNGKLRGHLDVSASATREEIEAAVLQSEIVVKFTNGQKPKKVVVVPGKLVNVVV, encoded by the coding sequence ATGGACTCGCAATACCAACCAAGAACAATCGAACCGCAAGTCCAGGCCGAATGGACCGAACGCAAGGCGTTCGCCTCGCCCGACAACTCCGCGAAGCCCAAGTATTACTGCGTCTCGATGCTGCCGTACCCCTCGGGCAAGCTGCACATGGGGCACGTGCGCAACTACACGATCAACGACGCGCTCTACCACTACCTGCGCATGAAGGGCATGAACGTCCTCATGCCGATGGGCTGGGATGCGTTCGGGCTGCCCGCGGAAAACGCCGCGATGGCCAACAACGTGCCGCCGGCGAAGTGGACGTGGGACAACATCGCCTACATGAAGAAGCAGTGCCAGGCGATGGGCTGGGCGATCGACTGGTCGCGCGAGCTCGCCACCTGCTCTCCCGAGTACTACCGCTGGAACCAGTGGTACTTCCTGCGCTTGCTCGAGAAGGGCATCGTCTACAAGAAGACGGGCCTGGTGAACTGGGATCCGGTGGATCAAACCGTGCTCGCCAACGAGCAGGTGATCGACGGCAAGGGCTGGCGAACGGGTGCCACGGTCGAGAAGCGCGAGATCCCGATGTGGTACATGCGGATCACGCAGTACGCCGACGAGTTGGTCGATGCGCTCGATGGCCTCGGCTGGCCCGAGCAGGTGAAGCAGATGCAGCGCAACTGGATCGGCCGCTCGGAGGGTGTGGCGTTCACGCTTCCCTACGACGACGAGACCGGCCGGCGCATGAATGACGCCAAGGGGGGACTGAAAGTCTTCACCACGCGCGCCGACACGATCATGGGCATCACCTTTGCTGCCGTCGCCGCGGAACATCCGCTCGCGATGGAAGCGGCGAAGGGCAACGCGGCGCTTTCCGCGTTCATCGACGAGTGCGGCAAGGGCGGCGTGCAGGAAGCCGACCTCGCGACGATGGAAAAGAAGGGCATGCGCACGGGCCTGTACGTGCGCCACCCGTTCACGAGCGAGCGCGTCGAAGTGTGGGTCGGCAACTACGTGCTCATGAGCTACGGCGAAGGCGCGGTGATGGCGGTGCCGGGCCACGACGAGCGCGACTTCGCATTCGCCAAGCAATACGGATTGCCGATCAAGCCGGTGATCGACGTCGACGGCCAGCCGTACTCCACCGATGCGTGGCAGGCCTGGTACGAGCAGCCGGGCCGCAACGTGAACTCCGGCAAGTACGACGGCCTCGACCAGGCCGCGGCAATTTCCGGCGTGACGAGCGATCTCGAAGCGATGGGCCTCGGGAAGAAGCGCGTGCAGTACCGCCTTCGCGACTGGGGCATCTCGCGCCAGCGTTACTGGGGCACGCCGATCCCGATCATCCTGTGCCCGAAGTGCGGCGATGTCCCCGTGCCCGACAAGGATCTTCCGGTCGTGCTGCCCGAGGACCTCGTTCCCGATGGCCACGGCAGCCCGCTCGCGAAGTCGCCCGCGTTCTACGAGACGAAGTGCCCGAAATGCGGCGGCGCGGCGCGCCGCGACACGGACACGATGGACACCTTCGTCGATTCGTCCTGGTACTACATGCGCTACACGTGCCCGGGTGCGACGACGATGGTCGACGCGCGCAGCGAATACTGGATGCCGATGGACCAGTACATCGGCGGCATCGAGCACGCGATCCTCCACTTGCTCTACGCGCGCTTCTGGACCAAGACCATGCGCGACCTCGGGCTCGTGAAGATCGACGAGCCCTTCAAGAACCTGCTCACGCAGGGCATGGTGCTCAACCACATCTTCTCGCGGCGCGGAGCGAAGGGCGGCATCGAGTATTTCGCGCCCGATGAAGTCGCGATCACGCAGAACACCGAAGGCAAGATCACGGGCGCGAAGCTCAAGTCCGACGGCTCCGAGATCACGTACGAGGGCATCGGCACGATGTCCAAGTCCAAGCGGAACGGCGTCGATCCGCAGGAGATGATCGACCGCTACGGTGCGGACACCGCGCGCCTTTACGTGATGTCCGCAAGCCCGCCCACGGACACGATGCTCTGGTCCGACGAGAGCATCGACGGCTCCTTCAAGTTCCTGCGCCGCGTGTGGGCGATGGTCCACGAGCACCTCGAGGCCGGCGTCGTTGCGCGCGCGAAGGGCAATGACGGCCTTTCCTCCGAGCTGAAGGACCTGCGCTTCAAGCTCCACAAGACGATCGACAAGGTGGCCGACGACTACGGCCGCCGCTGGCAGTTCAACACCGCAATCGCCGCGGTGCGCGAGCTGCTCAACCTCTATTCGCTGGTGAAGGACAAGGATCGCAGTCCCGCCGCGCGCGCCGTGTTCCAGGAAGTGCTCGAGGACGCGGTGCTGATGCTCTCGCCGATCGTGCCGCACATCGCCAACGTGCTGTGGGCGGAACTCCGGCCGGGCACGCGGTTGCTCGAACAGCCCTGGCCCGCGGTGGATTCGGCGGCACTCGCGAAGGACACCGTCACGCTCGTCGTGCAGGTGAACGGCAAGCTTCGCGGCCACCTCGATGTCAGCGCCTCGGCCACGCGCGAGGAGATCGAGGCCGCCGTGCTCCAGAGCGAGATCGTGGTCAAGTTCACCAACGGCCAGAAGCCCAAGAAGGTCGTGGTCGTTCCCGGCAAGCTCGTCAATGTGGTCGTCTAG
- a CDS encoding FecR domain-containing protein, with amino-acid sequence MKKTIALLLAAFAFSAAANAQVVGTAEAVQFPAFLERGGNSVPLSPGTSLQAKDTVRTGAGARVLIKLTEGSLVKLGENAHFTVEKAQPVGVFKATLGVLQGAFRFTSDALRKGLKRDVEIKVKNVTAGIRGTDLWGRSTTDEDLVCLLEGNITVGTQGHPTVTLDTPLDFYRKRSDAGPVVAKVDPEKVKEWAAETEMVKDGPIGRVGGSWRVVAAAVGSRDEALALNRRVRASGYPSEVAQTPSDKVYVVQVAGLAGEPEARAVMANLRTVAGVISPSVRQGP; translated from the coding sequence ATGAAGAAGACCATCGCACTTCTGCTGGCTGCATTCGCGTTTTCGGCCGCTGCAAACGCACAGGTCGTGGGTACGGCCGAGGCCGTGCAGTTCCCGGCATTCCTCGAGCGGGGAGGCAATTCCGTGCCCCTCTCGCCGGGCACCTCGCTCCAGGCGAAGGACACGGTGCGCACCGGGGCGGGCGCGCGCGTGCTGATCAAGCTCACGGAGGGCAGCCTCGTGAAGCTGGGCGAGAACGCGCACTTCACCGTGGAGAAGGCGCAGCCCGTGGGCGTATTCAAGGCCACGCTCGGCGTGCTCCAGGGCGCCTTCCGCTTCACGTCCGACGCATTGCGCAAGGGCCTCAAGCGCGACGTCGAGATCAAGGTGAAGAACGTCACGGCCGGCATTCGCGGCACCGACTTGTGGGGCCGTTCGACGACCGATGAAGACCTCGTGTGCCTGCTCGAAGGCAACATCACCGTCGGAACGCAGGGCCATCCCACGGTCACGCTCGATACGCCGCTCGATTTCTACCGCAAGCGTTCCGACGCCGGTCCCGTGGTCGCGAAGGTTGATCCCGAGAAGGTGAAGGAGTGGGCGGCCGAGACGGAAATGGTGAAGGACGGGCCGATCGGGCGTGTCGGCGGTTCGTGGCGCGTCGTGGCCGCCGCCGTGGGCTCGCGCGACGAGGCCCTTGCGCTCAATCGCCGCGTGCGCGCTTCGGGCTACCCCTCCGAGGTGGCGCAGACGCCGTCCGACAAGGTTTACGTGGTGCAGGTGGCCGGGCTCGCGGGCGAACCCGAGGCGCGTGCGGTGATGGCAAACCTGCGCACGGTGGCCGGCGTCATCTCGCCTTCGGTGCGGCAAGGGCCTTAG